DNA sequence from the Acidobacteriota bacterium genome:
AGACGCCGCGCCTCCCGCTCTTCCCAGCGCCGGCGCAGGATCCCCCGCCGGGACCAGCCGGCGCCGAGAAAGAGGTTCTCGCGCACGCTCAGTTGCGGCACCAGGCTGAGTTCCTGGTGGATCACCGCGATTCCTCGGTCGCGAGCGTCCGCGGGCGATGCGAACGACGCGGCTTCGCCCCCGAACTCGATCCGGCCGCCGTCCGGCCGCTCGGCGCCCGAGACGATCCGGATCAGGGTGCTCTTGCCGGCGCCGTTCTCGCCAACGAGGCCCAGTACCTCTCCGGCGACCACCGCCAGACTGACGCCTGAGAGGGCCCGAACGCCCGGGTAGCTCTTGCTGATCCGATGGAGTTCGAGCAAGTGACCGCCGCCCGGCCGAGCCCTAGTCGAGTGTCGGATCCTGCTCGGCGTCGGCCTGCCGGTAGAGCTCCGTCGGGATCAGGTGGACACGCTCGAAGTCCTCGCCGTCGAGGTAGCGCACGATGTTCTGCACCGTCATGACCCCCATCCGATCCGGGTACTGGATCGGATCGGCGTAGATCTTCCCTTCCCGGATCGCCTGCCGGCCCGCGATCTCACCGTCGAAGCCGACGATCCTGACCTGGTCCGCACGTCCCGCCTGCTCGAGCGCGGTGCGCGCGCCCAGCGCTGAGGGATCGTTGATCGCGAACACGCCGGCGAGGTCCGGATAGGCCTGGATGCCGTCCGCCATCGCCCGGTAACCCTCGTCGCGCAGGCCGCCGCCCTCGAGTTCGGCCACGATCTCGATCCGGCCCTCGGTCCGATCGCGGTTGTACTCGCCGATCGCGTGACGGAAGCCGTCCACGCGCAGGACGCAGGAGTTGGCTTGCTTGAAGTGCAGCACGAGCACGTCGCCGCCGGCCTCTCCGAGCGCCTCGATCATCGCTTCGCCGGCGAGCAGCCCGCCCTGGTAGTTGTCGGTGCCGACGTGACCGGCGATCTCGACACCCTCGGCGACGGCCTGGAGGTCGGACGTGAACACCGGCACGCCGGCTTCGTTTGCCCGCCTCACCGCGGGGCCGATGGCGATGCGGTCGACCGGGTTGAGCACGATCGCGGCGACGCCGGAAGCGAGGAAGTTGTCGACCTGCTGCGATTGCCGGTTCACGTCGCGCTCGGCGTCGGTGACCACGACCTCGAAGCCGTGCCGCTCGGCCTCGGCGGTCATCGTGTCCGCGATGATCTTGAAGAAGGGGTTCTTCAGCGTCATCGCCGAGAAACCGATCGTGCCTCGGGCGACGCTGCCGCTGCCGTCGCCCCCGTCCGTGCCACCGCCGCAGGCGCCAAGCACGGCAAAGGACATTGCCGCCAGCATCCAGGTCAGCGCCCGTTTCACGATCCCTTCCCCATCGGTACGACCTCCCTCGACATCCTGGCAACCTGAACGCCAGATTGTGACACGCAACCCGGAGGGGCCGGATAGAGTCACGCCGATGACCGAAAGCGGTGTGTCCTCGTCGCCGGCCGCGACGCCGCCCCTTCTCCAGATTCGGGAGCTCCGCACCTACTTCCACGGCAAGCACGAGACCGTTCGCGCGGTCGACGACATCGACCTGGTGATCAAGGAGGGCGAGACGCTCGGCCTCGTCGGCGAGTCCGGCTCGGGCAAGTCGGTGACCTCGCTTTCGGTGATGCGGCTGCTCGAGAGCACGGCGAACATCGAGACCGGCGAGATCGCCTGGTTCGGTCGCGATCTGGTCCATCTGCCCAACCGCGAAATGCGGGACTTGCGCGGCAAGGACATCGGGATGATCTTCCAGGAGCCCGGCACGTCGCTGAACCCGGTGTTCCGGGTCGGCGACCAGGTGGGCGAGGCGCTCCGCGTCCATCTCGGCATGAACCGCAAACAGGCCCGCCAGCGAACGATCGAACTGTTCGAAGAGGTCGGCATCCCGGAGCCCGAGCGCCGGATCGACACCTATCCCCACGAGATGTCGGGCGGCCAGAAGCAGCGCGTGATGATCGCCATGGCGCTGTCCTGCAACCCGAAGCTGCTGATCGCCGACGAGCCGTCGACGGCCCTGGACGTCACGATCCAGGCCCAGATCCTCGACCTGATCCGCCGGCTGCGCGACGAGCGCGGCATGTCCATCCTGTTCATCAGCCACGACCTGGGCGTGATCGCCGAGATCGCCGACCGGATCGCGGTCATGTTCCGGGGCCGGATCGTCGAGCGCGGCTCGGTGACCGACGTGTTCAGCAACCCCCAGCACCCTTACACCAAGGGGCTGCTCGCCTGCCGGCCGCACCTCGACCGCGACTTCCGCCGTCTGCCCACCGTCGCCGACTTCATGGATGTGGACGACGAGGGCGACGGAGGCGAGATCCGGATCACCGAGCGCGAACTGACGCCGGAGTCCCTCGCCGAACTCGTCGGGCGCGGACGGGGACGGCTGTTGCA
Encoded proteins:
- a CDS encoding ABC transporter ATP-binding protein; this translates as MTESGVSSSPAATPPLLQIRELRTYFHGKHETVRAVDDIDLVIKEGETLGLVGESGSGKSVTSLSVMRLLESTANIETGEIAWFGRDLVHLPNREMRDLRGKDIGMIFQEPGTSLNPVFRVGDQVGEALRVHLGMNRKQARQRTIELFEEVGIPEPERRIDTYPHEMSGGQKQRVMIAMALSCNPKLLIADEPSTALDVTIQAQILDLIRRLRDERGMSILFISHDLGVIAEIADRIAVMFRGRIVERGSVTDVFSNPQHPYTKGLLACRPHLDRDFRRLPTVADFMDVDDEGDGGEIRITERELTPESLAELVGRGRGRLLHPRSALEDLGYAENPGPGDQVAGGTEPLLRVRDLKVYYPIKSGFLRRQVGDVKAVDGISFDVYPGQTLGLVGESGCGKTTTGLALLRLIDITGGTVQFEDQDVTTIPASRLRSLRGKMQIILQDPYSSLNPRMTVEAMLSEAMAIHKIGESRSDRRDRAARLLEEVGMETGHLRRYPHEFSGGQRQRISVARALAVQPKLIICDESVSALDVSVQAQVLNLLKDLQEERDLTYIFISHDLSVVKFMSDMMAVMLDGKIVEQGPSEAIYMTPREEYTRRLIEAVPDDSITNIESRQQQRREARSRRHAN
- a CDS encoding substrate-binding domain-containing protein, which codes for MKRALTWMLAAMSFAVLGACGGGTDGGDGSGSVARGTIGFSAMTLKNPFFKIIADTMTAEAERHGFEVVVTDAERDVNRQSQQVDNFLASGVAAIVLNPVDRIAIGPAVRRANEAGVPVFTSDLQAVAEGVEIAGHVGTDNYQGGLLAGEAMIEALGEAGGDVLVLHFKQANSCVLRVDGFRHAIGEYNRDRTEGRIEIVAELEGGGLRDEGYRAMADGIQAYPDLAGVFAINDPSALGARTALEQAGRADQVRIVGFDGEIAGRQAIREGKIYADPIQYPDRMGVMTVQNIVRYLDGEDFERVHLIPTELYRQADAEQDPTLD